The DNA window GTCGTGTGGACAAGTTCATGAGCCGCTATGGCAACCGCAAGAAGAAATAAGACTGAGGCTTATCACTATCATTTTGCTTTAACGCATATCGCGCGCTTCATATCCGGCTGACGGATTGGAGCGCGTGTTGCTTACCGTTTAAAATTGTTGCTATCTGATTGCTTTTTAACCTGAAAAATAAACACTTTGTAGTCTGAATAATTCTGCGTAAATTTGCAAATACTTTACACTGAAAATCATAGTATATGAAATTCACTCGACTCAGCATATTGGGTGCGGTAGCGCTCGGAGCTTCCCTTTCCGGTATTACGGCTTCAATCAAGGATCTACCTACCCGTGAAGTAAATGGCCGTAACTATTACTATTATGAAGTTGCGCCTAAGGAGACCGTATATTCAATCTGTCATCGTCTCGGCATTACCAAGGACGAACTTGTGAAGTCCAATCCAAGTGTGGCTGACGGTCTGAGATGGGGCACTGTATTGTTTTTCCCTGTCGACGTGGAACAGACTGACGAATCACAGTCTTCGTCATCGCCCGCTGCTGTCCGGCCTTCTGAACCGAAGGGGGTCAGCATCATCACCCATCACGTTGAAAAAGGACAGACAATATATGGCATAGCCACCCGCTACGGTATAAGTACAAAAGATCTTATCGAACAGAATCCTATCGTAAGCGAAGGTCTTAAAGCCGGACAGACGCTCCACATCAGTGTCCCCGCCAAGGAATCGGCAGCTACGCAAACTTCTGCTCCGGCCACACCCGCAGCTGCTTCTGCCACCTCTGCTCAGATTAGCCATGAAACTTCGGCCAGCAGTGGATATATAGTCAAAAAGAAGGAGACATTCTATTCTATAGCCAATGCCCACGGCATAACAGTAAAGGCCCTTGAGGCGGCAAATCCCGGAATCACCGTTCTCCGCGAAGGACAGGTGCTGAATATACCTTCAGCTGTCACTCCCGCAACTGTCAGCGTTGATCAGCTTGCAGAGGCCGCAGGAGTCAAGACTGACAGCACGGCTGTCAGCACTCAGGGCGGCGCGCCTACGGTCAGTGTAAACGACCTCGCCGCTGCAGCAGGTGTCCCTGAACATGGGACTGAACTTTCGGTGGCGGTAGTGCTTCCGTTCATGCTCAACGAGGAGACTCCGTCGAAAAGCGCCCAGCGCTACACTGAATTTTATAAAGGATTCCTTCTCGCAGCCGACAGTCTGCGTAACAACGGGACGCCTGTGCGCATAAGTGTGTTTGACACTGAAGGCTCGACGGCAAAGGTTCATGATATCATTGCAAATCCCGAGCTGAAAAACCATCGTCTCATCATAGCCCCGACAATTTAGAGCAGTTTGCCATGCTCGGAGAGTTCGGCCGCGTGAACGGGATAAAAGTGCTCAACGATTTCATAGTCCGCGACGAGACATACCGTACAAATCCTGCGGTCATGCAGGGAAATATCCGAGTGCGATTATGTTTGAGAAAGCAGCTGACGTGATGGTTGCCAGAATGGCGTATACAGTACCTGTTTTCCTTAATCTGACCGACGGTGCCAATGACAAGACCGAATTTATTGATGCGGTAAAGAAACGTCTTGATGGAAAAGGCACGCAGTATAAGACGATAACCGTTGAAGGAAAACTGACAAAAGCGAACCTTAAGGAACTCCCGGCGGAAGGGAATTACACATTCATCCTGAACACCGGCCGTCAGAGCGACGTCAACCGTCTGCTTCCCGGACTGATCGAATGGCGTGATGAAGCTGTAATGCCTTCGATTAAGGTTGTAGGCTATCCGGAATGGATTACGTTCAGAGGCGAGACTCTCTCAAACATGCACAACCTCAATACTCTTGTCTATTCGCGCTTCTTTGACAATGAGGACAGCCCTCGTTCGCGCCGTATTGAAAGTAAGTTCAAGCAATGGTATGGCACCGGGATGGAAAATGCTATTCCGCGTCAGGGCATCCTCGGATTCGACACCGGTATGTTTGTGCTGAACTATCTGAAAAATGCCGGGCATCATTATGACGGTGTGCAGAACGGGTTCAGTTTCTTTGTCCCCGATGGAGCGGCCGGCGACTGCAACGGGTTGCTTTATATAATCAACTATCGTCCCGGCGGACTTATAGAAAAGGCCAGTATCTGAAGATGGACTCCAACCGTTTGATCAAGTTTTTCCGTAGGCTTACTCCCTGCCTCCCTTCCGGCAGAGCCGGATTACTGTTTGTGGCGATGCTTCTGCCGTCGTGTCTTCTGGCTCAGAGGGAGTATTCCCCGAATTTTGCCATAGGAGGCAAGGCCGGTGCGACGCTTTCGAGTGTGTCGTTCTCACCGGAGGTTCACACAAAATTTGCACAAGGTCTCACGATGGGTATAGCTGCGCGATATACGGAGGAGAAATACTTCGGCCTTATCGCCGAAGTGAATTTCACTCAGCGTGGCTGGGCAGAGGATTTCGCTCGCGATGAAGCTCCGCAGTTCAACTACACGCGGACGCTGAACTACATCTCGATTCCGCTGTTGACCCACATCTACTTCGGTTCGAACAAGGTCAGAGGTTTTGTCAATCTTGGCCCGGAAGTCAGTTTCATGCTGTCGAATTCGATTTCAGCGAATTTCGATTATGAAAATTACAGTTCAATCCATGATTTCCCCCAAGGCTACAGGACCAACGAACAGTTGAACATGCCGATTGACCGAAAGTTTGACTATGGAATTCTTGGAGGTGCAGGTGTGGAGTTTATAATAAGACGCAAACATTCGATAATGCTTGAAGGCCGTTATTATTTCGGCCTTGGGAATATCTATAAGGATTCAAAACGCGACTTTTTTGCCGCATCAAGAAACCAGTCAATAGAAATTTCATTGAAATATATGATAAGAGTCCGATAGGCGGCCAGTCTTTCAGCCTTTTGGCTTGAGAATAGCACAAGTGCGAAATTCAATCATGACTACTACGGTCAGATGTTGGATTTCGCACTTGTGCTATTCTGTAAATCAGCATTTCGCAGTCGTGTCAGCTCAAATCTGTCGTGGATGCCGGCGAGAGTGGGGCAGGGACTGCGACCTTTGCCGGAGATTCGGGTGACTGGAGTTGTTTTTCTGTTTTTGTATCGGCCTTGTCTTCGGCAAATGTAGCTTGGGTCGACACGCGTATTGGAAGAAGTTC is part of the Duncaniella dubosii genome and encodes:
- a CDS encoding lytic transglycosylase; protein product: MKFTRLSILGAVALGASLSGITASIKDLPTREVNGRNYYYYEVAPKETVYSICHRLGITKDELVKSNPSVADGLRWGTVLFFPVDVEQTDESQSSSSPAAVRPSEPKGVSIITHHVEKGQTIYGIATRYGISTKDLIEQNPIVSEGLKAGQTLHISVPAKESAATQTSAPATPAAASATSAQISHETSASSGYIVKKKETFYSIANAHGITVKALEAANPGITVLREGQVLNIPSAVTPATVSVDQLAEAAGVKTDSTAVSTQGGAPTVSVNDLAAAAGVPEHGTELSVAVVLPFMLNEETPSKSAQRYTEFYKGFLLAADSLRNNGTPVRISVFDTEGSTAKVHDIIANPELKNHRLIIAPTI
- a CDS encoding porin family protein; the protein is MDSNRLIKFFRRLTPCLPSGRAGLLFVAMLLPSCLLAQREYSPNFAIGGKAGATLSSVSFSPEVHTKFAQGLTMGIAARYTEEKYFGLIAEVNFTQRGWAEDFARDEAPQFNYTRTLNYISIPLLTHIYFGSNKVRGFVNLGPEVSFMLSNSISANFDYENYSSIHDFPQGYRTNEQLNMPIDRKFDYGILGGAGVEFIIRRKHSIMLEGRYYFGLGNIYKDSKRDFFAASRNQSIEISLKYMIRVR